The proteins below come from a single Maylandia zebra isolate NMK-2024a linkage group LG23, Mzebra_GT3a, whole genome shotgun sequence genomic window:
- the psmb11b gene encoding proteasome subunit beta type-11b, giving the protein MALQDICNFQSVFEDRLTTEYPAVPHGKKIASNYVSGLPFSNNKSLFHFYIPVAEYLDESPIQFGQISTVQNCSAVSSEDPFLTSFSLPTCLPFASSQSVPLPFPMAHGTTTLAFMFQGGVMAAADTRSSCSGLVACPASQKILPIHSHLVGLTSGTSADCALWKRILARELRLYQLRHGRRLSTSGAAKLLSYMLHPFKGTELCVAATLCGWDGGEVDDGCDYHGGTETGPGSRGETTKNQMTEQKNFVDSTNAKVSLAKDERFSFSQQCSIRKKMNLSGPRLFYVCSDGTRLRGMLFSVGSGSPYAYSILDQGVHWGLTVDEAKSIAREAVYRATYRDAYSGNCVDMYHITSKGWTRRNREDLKEEYYREKERRKHEKTERRDVAFSD; this is encoded by the coding sequence ATGGCTTTACAGGACATATGCAATTTTCAGTCTGTCTTTGAGGACCGTCTAACTACAGAGTATCCTGCAGTGCCACATGGAAAAAAGATTGCTTCCAACTATGTGAGTGGTTTGCCCTTTAGCAATAACAAAAGTTTGTTTCACTTTTATATTCCAGTGGCAGAGTACTTAGATGAAAGTCCGATACAGTTTGGGCAAATCAGCACAGTCCAGAACTGCAGCGCCGTCTCATCTGAAGACCCCTTCTTAACATCCTTCTCCTTGCCAACATGCCTTCCGTTTGCCTCTTCACAGTCTGTGCCTCTGCCCTTTCCCATGGCTCATGGCACCACCACCTTGGCGTTCATGTTCCAGGGTGGCGTGATGGCTGCAGCAGACACTCGTTCCAGTTGCTCAGGCCTCGTCGCGTGCCCAGCCTCGCAGAAGATCCTGCCCATTCACAGTCACTTGGTGGGCCTGACCTCAGGCACTTCAGCCGACTGTGCGCTTTGGAAACGTATTTTGGCTCGCGAGCTGCGGCTTTACCAACTTCGCCACGGTCGACGGTTGTCCACGAGTGGAGCTGCCAAATTGCTTTCGTACATGCTTCACCCTTTCAAAGGAACTGAGCTGTGTGTGGCTGCCACGTTGTGTGGGTGGGATGGAGGAGAGGTGGACGATGGATGTGATTACCATGGAGGCACAGAGACTGGTCCTGGTAGTCGAGGAGAAACAACAAAGAATCAAATGACTGAGCAGAAAAACTTTGTAGATAGCACCAATGCAAAGGTTTCTCTGGCAAAGGATGAacgcttttctttctctcagcagtGCTCcatcagaaagaaaatgaatttaTCTGGACCAAGGCTTTTTTATGTATGCAGTGATGGTACTCGCCTACGGGGAATGCTTTTCTCTGTGGGCTCAGGATCCCCTTATGCCTACTCAATTTTGGACCAAGGTGTTCACTGGGGGCTGACAGTAGATGAGGCCAAGTCAATAGCTAGAGAAGCTGTGTACAGAGCTACGTATAGGGATGCATATTCTGGAAACTGTGTGGACATGTATCACATCACGTCAAAAGGCTGGACACGCAGAAACCGGGAGGATTTGAAAGAGGAATATTACCGAGAAAAGGAAAGGCGAAAGCATGAGAAAACAGAGAGGCGGGATGTGGCTTTTTCTGActga